One region of Malania oleifera isolate guangnan ecotype guangnan chromosome 6, ASM2987363v1, whole genome shotgun sequence genomic DNA includes:
- the LOC131157358 gene encoding uncharacterized protein LOC131157358: protein MLHTKSESDMTSLAPSSPSRPVYYVQSPSRDSHDGDKSSSMQATPIYNSPMESPSHPSFGRHSRNSSASRFSGIFRSSSGRKGGRKRNDKGWPECNVILEEGNYDEFDGEKGFTRRLQALIAFCSFVLLFTVFCLIIWGASRPYKAEITVKSLAIHNFYIGEGSDFSGVPTKMLTVNGSLKMNVYNPATFFGIHVSSTPVNLMYSEIPVAAGQMKKYYQPRKSHRTVSVNLEGDKVPLYGAGSSLAVSQSGGEVPLRLEFELRSRGNVVGKLVRTKHRRQIACSFVIDTINTKPTKFKKNSCVYDS from the exons ATGTTGCACACGAAGTCCGAGTCTGATATGACTAGCTTAGCCCCCTCATCCCCTTCAAGGCCTGTGTACTATGTACAGAGCCCTTCTCGGGACTCTCACGATGGGGACAAGTCATCGTCGATGCAGGCGACTCCGATCTACAATAGTCCCATGGAGTCGCCATCACATCCGTCTTTTGGGCGCCACTCTAGGAATTCTTCAGCGAGTCGGTTCTCGGGGATATTCCGGTCTTCCTCGGGGAGGAAGGGGGGCAGGAAGAGGAATGATAAGGGGTGGCCTGAGTGCAATGTGATACTGGAAGAGGGGAATTATGATGAATTTGATGGTGAAAAGGGGTTCACGAGGCGTTTACAGGCCTTAATTGCTTTCTGTAGTTTTGTTCTTCTGTTCACGGTCTTTTGCCTGATCATATGGGGGGCAAGCAGGCCTTACAAAGCTGAGATTACTGTGAAG AGCTTAGCCATACATAATTTCTATATTGGGGAAGGTTCTGACTTCTCCGGTGTCCCAACAAAGATGCTGACAGTAAATGGCTCATTGAAGATGAACGTATATAACCCTGCTACATTTTTCGGCATTCATGTCAGCTCCACGCCTGTTAATCTCATGTACTCAGAAATTCCTGTTGCAGCCGGCCAG ATGAAGAAATACTACCAGCCACGAAAGAGTCACCGGACTGTATCTGTGAACTTGGAAGGAGACAAGGTTCCCCTGTATGGGGCGGGATCAAGTTTGGCCGTCTCTCAGAGTGGAGGTGAAGTTCCATTGAGATTAGAATTTGAACTCCGGTCGCGAGGGAATGTTGTGGGGAAGCTAGTTAGGACGAAGCACCGAAGGCAAATAGCTTGTTCCTTCGTCATTGACACCATTAACACCAAACCCACCAAGTTCAAGAAGAATTCATGTGTATATGACTCATAG